The proteins below come from a single Mya arenaria isolate MELC-2E11 chromosome 6, ASM2691426v1 genomic window:
- the LOC128238478 gene encoding uncharacterized protein LOC128238478 has protein sequence MHLFRTITYMYSELDSSGSSTVPGHIESSGIYPVDSNAISSEALKPALTFASESTRIAERHKSGESIPANETTASEQYKAEGALEALECALATPVRRKYKDRVVEGYDVQESSPCFEVYKKLYSKAHPRTSDVSEQTENSALKGLDLLASTVLSLGIGHHNKETNREDTTQAVGIDLENVVSGTSNSDSYLSPALDVSKSSTDISPAVSEALVYPKLHAGNKTKRRRILEDLPDNLTSEDTIRKMSLRELEKIKTFAEREKKSKSCYYKKMKTKQSKVKVTANMNTQKTQGKKSETCTNDKRGIAKDLEFCKGCLMTWQEELEIDRESIWIQCDICDGWLHSDCIADSVAEDEPFQCPDCTLKTGH, from the exons ATGCACTTGTTTAGGAccatcacatacatgtacagtgaACTCGACAGTTCCGGGTCATCGACAGTTCCGGGTCATATCGAGTCATCGGGAATATATCCTGTAGACAGCAACGCCATCAGCAGTGAAGCATTGAAGCCAGCACTTACATTCGCAAGTGAAAGTACAAGAATTGCCGAACGACACAAATCTGGGGAAAGCATACCCGCCAATGAAACAACAGCATCAGAACAGTATAAGGCTGAAGGTGCCCTTGAAGCTTTAGAATGTGCCCTGGCAACACCTGTTAGGCGGAAATATAAAGATAGAGTAGTTGAAGGGTATGATGTTCAAGAAAGCTCCCCTTGCTTTGAAGTGTACAAAAAACTTTATAGTAAGGCGCACCCTAGAACATCAGATGTTTCAGAGCAAACTGAAAACTCAGCATTAAAGGGTCTGGATCTGTTGGCCTCAACTGTATTGTCACTAGGAATTGGACACCACAATAAAGAAACAAACCGGGAAGACACAACACAGGCAGTGGGCATTGATTTAGAAAATGTTGTTTCTGGAACCAGCAACAGCGACTCATACCTCTCCCCAGCTTTGGATGTTTCCAAAAGTAGCACAGATATATCACCGGCTGTAAGTGAAGCTCTTGTTTATCCAAAACTACATGCAGGCAATAAAACAAAGCGCCGAAGAATACTTGAAGACTTGCCAGACAATCTCACATCAGAAGACACAATAAGGAAAATGTCTCTGAGGGAGTTggaaaagataaaaacatttgcAGAGAGAgagaaaaaatcaaaatcatgttattataagaaaatgaaaacaaaacaatcaaaagtTAAAGTAACTGCCAACATGAACACACAGAAAACCCAGGGAAAGAAAAGTGAAACATGTACAAACGACAAACGAGGCATAGCTAAGGACTTAGAATTTTGCAAAGGTTGTTTAATGACATGGCAAGAGGAGTTGGAGATAGATAGAGAAAGTATATGGATACAGTGCGACATTTGTGATGGTTGGTTGCACTCTGACTGTATTGCCGATTCTGTTGCCGAAGATGAACCTTTCCAATGCCCTGACTGCACACTGAAGACGGG tcaCTAA